A stretch of Heterodontus francisci isolate sHetFra1 chromosome 1, sHetFra1.hap1, whole genome shotgun sequence DNA encodes these proteins:
- the slc10a7 gene encoding sodium/bile acid cotransporter 7 isoform X6, whose translation MGLLERARKQWFLVAIVLVITFAKLKPSVGVHGGPLRPEITITYVAVSTIFLNSGLSLKTEELTSALMHVKLHMFVQIFTLGFFPTAVWFFLKLLALTSINPWLLKGLQTVGCMPPPVSSAVILTKAVGGNETRGLFPHVC comes from the exons ATGGGGCTGTTAGAGCGCGCGAGGAAGCAGTGGTTCCTGGTGGCCATCGTGCTGGTGATCACCTTCGCTAAACTGAAGCCTTCTGTGGGAGTGCATGGAG GACCATTGAGGCCGGAGATTACTATAACTTATGTTGCTGTTTCAACTATATTTTTAAATAGTGGACTCTCATTAAAGACTGAG GAGCTGACTAGTGCTTTGATGCATGTAAAACTTCACATGTTTGTACAGATCTTTACTCTTGGATTTTTCCCGACTGCTGTTTGGTTTTTTCTTAAGTTATTAGCTCTGACATCCATAAACCCATGGCTTTTAAAAGG TTTGCAGACTGTTGGCTGTATGCCTCCTCCTGTGTCATCTGCTGTAATCCTAACCAAAGCAGTTGGTGGAAATGAG
- the slc10a7 gene encoding sodium/bile acid cotransporter 7 isoform X7, with amino-acid sequence MGLLERARKQWFLVAIVLVITFAKLKPSVGVHGGPLRPEITITYVAVSTIFLNSGLSLKTEELTSALMHVKLHMFVQIFTLGFFPTAVWFFLKLLALTSINPWLLKGLQTVGCMPPPVSSAVILTKAVGGNEVSLCC; translated from the exons ATGGGGCTGTTAGAGCGCGCGAGGAAGCAGTGGTTCCTGGTGGCCATCGTGCTGGTGATCACCTTCGCTAAACTGAAGCCTTCTGTGGGAGTGCATGGAG GACCATTGAGGCCGGAGATTACTATAACTTATGTTGCTGTTTCAACTATATTTTTAAATAGTGGACTCTCATTAAAGACTGAG GAGCTGACTAGTGCTTTGATGCATGTAAAACTTCACATGTTTGTACAGATCTTTACTCTTGGATTTTTCCCGACTGCTGTTTGGTTTTTTCTTAAGTTATTAGCTCTGACATCCATAAACCCATGGCTTTTAAAAGG TTTGCAGACTGTTGGCTGTATGCCTCCTCCTGTGTCATCTGCTGTAATCCTAACCAAAGCAGTTGGTGGAAATGAG
- the slc10a7 gene encoding sodium/bile acid cotransporter 7 isoform X8, with protein MGLLERARKQWFLVAIVLVITFAKLKPSVGVHGGPLRPEITITYVAVSTIFLNSGLSLKTEELTSALMHVKLHMFVQIFTLGFFPTAVWFFLKLLALTSINPWLLKGLQTVGCMPPPVSSAVILTKAVGGNEN; from the exons ATGGGGCTGTTAGAGCGCGCGAGGAAGCAGTGGTTCCTGGTGGCCATCGTGCTGGTGATCACCTTCGCTAAACTGAAGCCTTCTGTGGGAGTGCATGGAG GACCATTGAGGCCGGAGATTACTATAACTTATGTTGCTGTTTCAACTATATTTTTAAATAGTGGACTCTCATTAAAGACTGAG GAGCTGACTAGTGCTTTGATGCATGTAAAACTTCACATGTTTGTACAGATCTTTACTCTTGGATTTTTCCCGACTGCTGTTTGGTTTTTTCTTAAGTTATTAGCTCTGACATCCATAAACCCATGGCTTTTAAAAGG TTTGCAGACTGTTGGCTGTATGCCTCCTCCTGTGTCATCTGCTGTAATCCTAACCAAAGCAGTTGGTGGAAATGAG